TTTCTTCCTCAGAATAATCCGCAATAGCATCGGGGCGTTGCAATAAAAATAAATCGAAGATCACATAATCAAGACGGTTGAAATAAAGAGCTGTACTGCCATCAACCATCGGGTATGCAATATCTGTACGCAACCAATCAAGCACGGGCATAAAATTATAGGTCACCACTTTTAAACCACATGACGCTACATTACGCAGACTTATTTTATAATTCTCAATGTGGTACATGTAATTGCCCGATTGCCTTTTTATATCATCACTCACCGGCAAACTTTCAATCACCGTCCAGGTCATTCCTGCTTCCTCGATCATTTGTTTGCGTAACAAAATCTCATCGGTTGTCCATATATCACCAACTGGTACATGATGAAGTGCAGTAACAACACCGGCACAACCGGCTTGCCTGATATCAGCTAAACTTACCGGATCATTTGGCCCGTACCAGCGCATGGTTTGATGCATCAACATAATTCATTCGTTTGTGCAAATGTACTTTGCGGAAATAAAAATGCTTACAATAAAAATTTTACTTCTTATTGTAAGCAAGTTCCAAGCCATTTATTATTAAATAAACCGGTTCACAATATTCTCCAGGTATTCCTGTTTGCCACTGCGAACAGCAGGCTCACCACTCTCTAATGCATAAGCACGCAGATCTTCCAACGACAGCTTACCCTCTTCAAATTCTTTTCCTTTACCACTATCAAAAGAAGCATATCGATCTTTTCTTATTTTTTTGTAATCGGATTTCTGTAGAATTTCATCCGCAATAATGAGTGAACGGGCAAATGTATCCATACCGCCGATATGTGCATGAAAAAGATCTTCAGCATCGGTGCTGTTTCTGCGGATCTTCGCATCGAAGTTGATACCGCCACCTGCAAGACCACCAGCTTCAACAACAACCAACATGGCTTCCACCAATTCATTTACATTATTCGGGAACTGATCTGTATCCCAACCGTTCTGGTAATCGCCACGGTTTGCATCCATTGAACCCAGCATACCTGCATCAGCAGCAACCTGTAATTCATGCTGGAATGTATGACCGGCTAATGTTGCATGATTTACTTCAATATTAATTTTGAAATCGTTCAATAAATCATACTGACGAAGGAAGCCGATCACTGTTTCGCAATCATAATCGTACTGATGCTTGCTTGGCTCACAAGGTTTTGGTTCAATAAAGAACGTTCCTTTAAAACCATTTTTGCGTGCATAATCTTTTGCTGCATGAAGGAAACCTGCAAGATGTTCTTTTTCACGCTTCATGTTTGTGTTGAGCAAACTCATATACCCTTCACGTCCGCCCCAGAATACATAGTTCTCACCGCCCAATGCAATGGTTGCATCCAACGCTGCTTTCACCTGTGCTGCACCGTGAGTAAGCACATGAAAATCGGGATTGGTTGCAGCACCGTTCATATAACGCCTGTTTGAGAACAGGTTGGCTGTACCCCATAAAAGCTTTACACCACTTGCTGCCTGCTTCTCGCCTAGGTATTGGGTTAATGCCTGAAGTCTGCGATCATTTTCATTGATGTCGTTGGTATAATCTACCACGTCCACATCATGAAAACAATAATAAGGCAGATTTAATTTGGTGATGAATTCAAATGCAGCATCTGCTTTATCTTTTGCACGCTCAACTGCATCGCTCTTCGAGTCCCATGGGAAAATATGCGTGGGTTCGCCAAACGGATCGGCGCCACTACCTACAAAGCTGTGCCAATAAGCACATGCAAATCGTAACCACTCTTTCATGCTCTTTCCTGCTACGATCCTGTTCTCATCGTACCAGCGAAATGCTAATGGGTTATCAGTTCCTGTTCCTTCAAATTTAATTTGAGGAATACCTTTGAAAAATTCGGTTTGTCCTGTTACTACTGTCATTGGTTGTTTTTTTATCTGCTGTTGTCAGCTCTGTTATTAAAATAGCTCTGTTACTTACCCGAGTTGCTTTTGTAACAACTCATTCCATTTGTTATACAGAGCATCATATTGTTTTACTGTATCATCCGGCTCAATTACGGCCAGAGGTTTTGCATTTGTAAATGCTTCTTTTGCATTGGCGTAAATGCCTGCACCTATACCGGCGCCAAGAGCAGCGCCAACACTTCCATCACAATTATGCAATTCCACCGGTATATTTAATGTGTTCACAAACGCTTTGGTAAATACATCACTCAAAAACATATTGGCTTTGCCTGCACGGATTACTGAAGGATTCATTTTATTCTCCCGCATAATATCTAATCCATAGCGGAATGCAAATGCAATACCTTCTTGTGATGCCCTGTAAAGATGTGCATTGGTATGCATGTTCAGATCAAGTTGTTGTACATGTGCACCGGCAATTTTATTTTCCAGCATTCGTTCAGCACCATTACCGAAAGGAAGAATAAATAACCCATCACTGCCAATAGAAACAGATGCTGCTGCTTCATTCATTTGTTGATATGATTGATTACCAGTTGTATTTTTTACCCAGCGATTTAAGATGCCTGTACCGTTGATGCAAAGCAATACGCCGATTCTTTTTTGTGCAGCGGTATGATTTACGTGTGCAAAACTGTTGATACGTGATTGGGGATCAAAGGTTAATTCATCACTAACGCCATAGATCACGCCACTTGTTCCTGCTGTTGCAGCAACTTCGCCTGCTTCGAGTACGTTTAACGACAATGCATTGTTTGGTTGATCACCTGCCTTGTAAGTAACAGGGATGCCTGGTTTTAATCCAAGGGTTGATGCATTTACTGCTGATAGTTGACCATGTTCTGTAAACACATCCTTTACTTCCGGAATAACTGATTTACTAAATCCATAATAACTGAACACATCTTCTGAAATTTCATTGTTTACAAAATCCCAGAACACTCCTTCTGATAAAGCAGATATACTTGTTGTTGATGAACCTGTTAATTGCAAAGCAATATAATCGCCCGGTAACATCACTTTATCGATCTGCTCATAAACAGCAGGTTCATGTTGTTTTACCCAGGCAAGTTTACTTGCTGTGAAATTACCCGGCGAGTTTAACAAATGTTGTAATGATTTTGACGGACCAATGGCATCAAATGCCTGGTTACCTATTTCCACTGCACGACTATCGCACCAGATAATACTGTCACGTAGTAATTGATTGTTTTTATCAACTACAACTAGGCCATGCATCTGGTAAGAAATACCAATTGCCGAAATAACTGTTGGATCGTATTTCTTTGTTGCGTTTGCTTTCAAAATTGCCTGCTGTGTGTGTTCCCACCATGTGCCGGGGTTTTGTTCTGCCCAGCCCGCTTGTTTTGAAATGATTTCTGTTTCTGTTTCGGGGTAACTTACCGACACAATACGCTGTTGCGTTTGTGCATCAACAACTGAAACTTTAATAGACGAAGTACCGATATCAATTCCTAATAACAACATATTCAAATGTACATTTTTCAATTTTTAAAAGAGGGGGGAATGAAGATACACTCCCCCGATTGTTGATTATGACCCTAAACAAACTAACATGATTATAATTTTGCTTTATTACTACCCTATCTCGATATTCGTTTACTCCAGATATATTTTTTCATTATTATCAAATATATTATTGCTCAACCAAGGTCACCACACTGTTAGGCGGTAACGTAAATTCAAAACTATTACCGGTTGATGTTACAGCTGCACCTTGCTCAACGTTCTTAGTTGGGGTGGTTACATATGGAACAAATGAAGCCGCAGAAGCTCCTTCAAATGCAATTTTCTGTTTCACATTGTAAGAGCCTACATTGATGGCCACTATCACTTTTTTCGATCCGTTTTTATAGGCCGACAGCAATACATCCAATCTTGAATTTGCCGAAATGCCTACTCTTACTGCACCGGGTTTAATGAACCTTGCAAAATGCGAAATGATATACCCACGACGTGTAACAAGTCCATCCTGTCCGATGGGTCCGTAAAAACGTTTACCATACCACCAGATATAAGCGTTGAAATTTGCTTTTGTCAAACAATCATGTATTTCAACAGCGGTAGTAATACCCGATGGATAGGTTGAAAGCGTATCCAGATGTTCTGTCATCCAGATCTCCTTGCCTTTACTTCTGATCTGCGGATTATCAATAATGCCACCGCCATAAATATGGGTGCCAAAAATATCAAGGTTGGCCACTGCAGCATTGTCGGATAAAATTGTGTTGATATAGGTTTGATTGTTATTCACCAGTTCGGGCGCCATTAATTTTGTAGCAGTAACAGCAGCGCCGTGGTTCTTTAAAAAATCTCTCATTTCCGTTCCTGTCCATACACAACTTTCATAATTCGTATCCCAATCTGGTTCGTTTTGAACAGACACTGCATACAGAGGAGCACCATTGTTCGCCATATACAGCGCAAAATCATTCAGGTATTTTGCGTAAGCAGCCGCACTATCCGGAATCAGTTTGCCACTGATAATGCTGTTGTTTGTTTTCATACGGGCAGGCGGGCTCCACGGACTGGCAAGAATAATTGCTCCACGTTGTATGGCCGCTTTTGCGTAGTTCAGTTCGGTTGCTCTCCAGGCATCATCAGAAGCTATTCTTATTCTGAGAATATTCAATCCTACTTGTCCGTTTGCTGAACCGAACAATCGGTCAAACTCTTCTGACGTTAATGCACTCGTATTAGGCGGTGTAAAAACTGTTGCACAACCAAACCCCTGAATCACCTGCTTATTTTCATTGACAAGAACAGTAGCAGAAGCATCAAGTGTAGCGATAACTGGAGTTGTATTTTTATTCTCACCCTTCTTGCAGGAAAGCAGAACCAAAAACAGAAGTGGAAAAATTTTCTTGGTAGTCATGAAAAGTAAGTTTGTAAGCTGTGTTTTGGCGAATACCTATTTGAAGAAGTTGAAATAGTCAATTAAAATTTGTTGTGAGTGTTGTTATAAAAAAATCATCAGGCAGAAGAAATGTGAAGGAGTTGCATTGCATGCGAATGTTTACTGTTCCATTCAGATAAAATATCCGTGAAACAGCAACAGCTTTTCTGAATACACAAAGATTGCCGAGACGGTATGGCAAGTGGTGCTGGCAAAACAATCAATTCTATCATAAAACGCACTGATGTTGAGTAAAAGCCTAAATCCGTGAAATGAAGAAATTCAAAAATGTAATCGATTGCACAATTCCCTACACAAAACAGATTACTTTTCCAATTGCTTACAATTTTTGCTACGTTGTTTTTAACATCATTCAACCACTTATTCGTCGACAACATTTGGCGAAAATTCGCACCAGTAAAGGGTAAAAACAACCAACAGGGACATTTGGCAGGACCTATTTGAAAGCTAATGTAGGAAAATTTTCTTAAAATGCAACCGATTGCATTTTGTTTAAATTTTATTGAACTCTTCACCGTTGGGGCTTGGGCTGCCACCAATATTCCATAAGATTTATGCAGGGCGGCTGGCCGCTTTGCGCAAAACAAAATACTACTGCTTTCGACTCCTGTTTATACTACCTAATTTCGTTTGATCTGATTCCAGGCGTTCGCCACACTCTCCACCGGAAGTTTGCAGGTGGCATTGGTACATACATAGATCATCGTTTTATTGGCCTGTAGTTTATCTTGCAGCAAGGGGAGGTTCTCTTCGTTTACTGAACCCATAAACAGGCAATCGGGTAAATATTTTTTCTGCAACTCACGATTCCGGGTTTGTGCTTCGCTGCCCATTACAGCTACTTCATATGTTCCGTAAGTCATCAACCCCGACAATGAACACCATTGAGCATGATAGGTGGGTTGCTCATTCATTTTTCCTGCGGCAACAGTTAGCATGCGTGTGCTTTTGTTCAGGTAGTTACTGTCAGATAAAAATGTAGCAAGCGAATGAAGAACGCCGGCCATTACTGCATTGGATGAAGGAATCACGTGATCCTGAATATCAATTTTCCGTACAACCAGGTTTGTAGTATTTGCAGCTGTATAAAAAAACATGCCTGATGATGCGTCATAAAAATGATCCAACGAATAATCGGTGATCAATTTTGCCTGCATGAGCCAATGTTTGTTAAACGTAACCTGATATAATTTTAAATAGGCAGATGCCAACCATGCATAGTCATCCAAAAAAGCATCGACCGAAGCTTTGCCATCTTTATAACTACGAAGCAAGCGTCCGTCTTTTGCCAACATATTTTTTTCGAGGAACTCAGCATTTGTAATTGCTTTCTGCAAATAGGTTTCGTTGCCTGTTGCTGCAAATGCATCGAGATATGCTTTGAGCATAATGGCATTCCAGGAGGTTAGAATTTTATCATCAACTGCAGGCTTCTTTCGTTTATTCCGTTCTGCAAACAATGCCTGCCGGGTTTTAGTCAGCAGGGTAGTAAAATCAACCACATTGATGTTGTTGGCAATTGCAAATGCAGCCGGCCGGTGAGTTGTGTAAACTATGTTTCGTTTCTTTTCCCAATTTCCCTGTGGCTGTACATGATAATAAGCAGCAATGGATGCGGCATTTTCTTTGCCGGTTGTTTTTACAAACGCATCATAGCTCCATGCATAAAATGCACCTTCGTCGCCATCTGTTTCTGCATTTAGCGAACTGTAAAAACCTCCGGCAGGCGATGTAAGTTCCCGGTCTATGAAGTCAATCGTTTCTGTAAAAACAGTTTTATAAAATTCATCGTTGGTCAATTGATAGGCATGTGCATACAGGCTGATCAACTGGCCATTGTCGTACAACATTTTTTCAAAATGAGGAACACGCCATAAACTATCAGTACTGTAACGGGCAAACCCACCACCAAGATGATCATACAATCCACCCAATGCCATTTTTTCAAGTGTGGTCGTTGCAGTTTTTAATGCTGATGTATCACCCGTGAGATAATGGTATTGCAATAAGAATTCCCAAACAGAAGGAGTGGGGAATTTTTGCTTTCCTTGCAGACCTCCGTTAACAAGATCAATTTGATCAATCGCTTTTTGAAACATCGCCTGGTAACCAGTATTGTTTCCCCGATCTGTTGTTGTTACATCTTTAAACAGAAGACTATCGCTGTCAATAATACCATAGGTAAGCGAATTTGCCTGCAACACAACTTTGCTATTTTTATTCTTATAACTATCGCTGATTTGTTGGAGTAGTGTAAGCCAGGTATCTTTTGTATAATAGGTGCCTGCAAAAAAAGGTTTGCCGTCAGGAAGTGCAAATGCATTGAGTGGCCAACCTGCTTCTCCATTATTCAACAGTTGACAAGCATGCATGTAAATATTATCAAGATCGGGACGTTCTTCCCTGTCTACTTTGATGCACACAAACGACTCGTTCATTACTCTGGCAACTGCAGTATCCATAAAGGTTTCACGTTCCATTACATGACACCAGTGGCAGGATGCATAGCCAATACTGATCAATAAAGGTTTGTTTTCCTGTTTTGCTTTGGCGAGTGCTTCATCGCCCCATTCATACCAGTCAACAGGATTGTCTGCATGCTCTTTCAGGTAAGGACTTGACGCATATTGCAAACGGTTTTGTGTTTGCTTCTTTTGCAGATCTGTACAACCTGATACAAACAATAACAAAAGCATGATCCCATAACACAAATTTCTACACAACTCTTTGTTTGTTTTTGCAAGCATGAAATAATTCAATTAGTTGCGCTTTTCAAAAACACGCAGGCGGTCATTGTTTGAACTTACAAGAATGGCGGAGCGGTTTCCTGCATTGATCAACTGAATATCCTTTACATTATAAGGTACAAAAAATCCACTTTGCATTGGCATGTAACTTTTGAATTCGTTGTTGCCTAAACCTTTCAGAAAAACACCGGGTGAAGCATCTGCAGGAGTAGTTTCCACTTCCACATCAAATTTATTTCCTGCCATCAGGATGTCTTTAATGCCATCGCCATCAAAATCTTTTACAATGATGCCGTTTACGGTTGATAGCTGTGCCTCCATCGGCAACTTCTTTGCTGTGAACTTTCCTTTTTCGTTCACAAATACAACTGTAGAAAAAAGATGAGCCTGGTGATGCAGAGCCGATTTTAAAGCTTCGTCACCTAAAATCCCTGTGAGATCACTTTCTGCAAATGATAAATAAGTTGGAAATTTTTCTGTGATCATCGGGCATTGTTGCGATGTACATTCTCTTCCACGTATCGGAACCATTTTATTGCTCAGATGCTTGGCAAGAAAAATATCGTTGGTACCATTGCCATCAAAATCTTTTGCATACACTTCAAATGGTTTTTCAATACTAGCCTGGAACTTATAATTTTCTCCAAGGTTACCCGCAATTAAATCAAGATCACCATCACCATCAATATCATCTGCTACCAGTTTGTTCCACCAACCTGCTGTTTGATCAACGCCGAAGTTGCCGGAAACATCTTTCATTTTTCCTTTTGTGTATTCAAATACTTTAACAGGCATCCATTCGCCGGCCAATATTAATTCGGCTTTTTTATCGCCATTTAAATCGGCACCAATCGCT
The DNA window shown above is from Lacibacter sp. H375 and carries:
- the xylA gene encoding xylose isomerase, which encodes MTVVTGQTEFFKGIPQIKFEGTGTDNPLAFRWYDENRIVAGKSMKEWLRFACAYWHSFVGSGADPFGEPTHIFPWDSKSDAVERAKDKADAAFEFITKLNLPYYCFHDVDVVDYTNDINENDRRLQALTQYLGEKQAASGVKLLWGTANLFSNRRYMNGAATNPDFHVLTHGAAQVKAALDATIALGGENYVFWGGREGYMSLLNTNMKREKEHLAGFLHAAKDYARKNGFKGTFFIEPKPCEPSKHQYDYDCETVIGFLRQYDLLNDFKINIEVNHATLAGHTFQHELQVAADAGMLGSMDANRGDYQNGWDTDQFPNNVNELVEAMLVVVEAGGLAGGGINFDAKIRRNSTDAEDLFHAHIGGMDTFARSLIIADEILQKSDYKKIRKDRYASFDSGKGKEFEEGKLSLEDLRAYALESGEPAVRSGKQEYLENIVNRFI
- a CDS encoding xylulokinase — translated: MLLLGIDIGTSSIKVSVVDAQTQQRIVSVSYPETETEIISKQAGWAEQNPGTWWEHTQQAILKANATKKYDPTVISAIGISYQMHGLVVVDKNNQLLRDSIIWCDSRAVEIGNQAFDAIGPSKSLQHLLNSPGNFTASKLAWVKQHEPAVYEQIDKVMLPGDYIALQLTGSSTTSISALSEGVFWDFVNNEISEDVFSYYGFSKSVIPEVKDVFTEHGQLSAVNASTLGLKPGIPVTYKAGDQPNNALSLNVLEAGEVAATAGTSGVIYGVSDELTFDPQSRINSFAHVNHTAAQKRIGVLLCINGTGILNRWVKNTTGNQSYQQMNEAAASVSIGSDGLFILPFGNGAERMLENKIAGAHVQQLDLNMHTNAHLYRASQEGIAFAFRYGLDIMRENKMNPSVIRAGKANMFLSDVFTKAFVNTLNIPVELHNCDGSVGAALGAGIGAGIYANAKEAFTNAKPLAVIEPDDTVKQYDALYNKWNELLQKQLG
- a CDS encoding glycoside hydrolase family 30 protein, whose amino-acid sequence is MTTKKIFPLLFLVLLSCKKGENKNTTPVIATLDASATVLVNENKQVIQGFGCATVFTPPNTSALTSEEFDRLFGSANGQVGLNILRIRIASDDAWRATELNYAKAAIQRGAIILASPWSPPARMKTNNSIISGKLIPDSAAAYAKYLNDFALYMANNGAPLYAVSVQNEPDWDTNYESCVWTGTEMRDFLKNHGAAVTATKLMAPELVNNNQTYINTILSDNAAVANLDIFGTHIYGGGIIDNPQIRSKGKEIWMTEHLDTLSTYPSGITTAVEIHDCLTKANFNAYIWWYGKRFYGPIGQDGLVTRRGYIISHFARFIKPGAVRVGISANSRLDVLLSAYKNGSKKVIVAINVGSYNVKQKIAFEGASAASFVPYVTTPTKNVEQGAAVTSTGNSFEFTLPPNSVVTLVEQ
- a CDS encoding thioredoxin domain-containing protein: MLLLLFVSGCTDLQKKQTQNRLQYASSPYLKEHADNPVDWYEWGDEALAKAKQENKPLLISIGYASCHWCHVMERETFMDTAVARVMNESFVCIKVDREERPDLDNIYMHACQLLNNGEAGWPLNAFALPDGKPFFAGTYYTKDTWLTLLQQISDSYKNKNSKVVLQANSLTYGIIDSDSLLFKDVTTTDRGNNTGYQAMFQKAIDQIDLVNGGLQGKQKFPTPSVWEFLLQYHYLTGDTSALKTATTTLEKMALGGLYDHLGGGFARYSTDSLWRVPHFEKMLYDNGQLISLYAHAYQLTNDEFYKTVFTETIDFIDRELTSPAGGFYSSLNAETDGDEGAFYAWSYDAFVKTTGKENAASIAAYYHVQPQGNWEKKRNIVYTTHRPAAFAIANNINVVDFTTLLTKTRQALFAERNKRKKPAVDDKILTSWNAIMLKAYLDAFAATGNETYLQKAITNAEFLEKNMLAKDGRLLRSYKDGKASVDAFLDDYAWLASAYLKLYQVTFNKHWLMQAKLITDYSLDHFYDASSGMFFYTAANTTNLVVRKIDIQDHVIPSSNAVMAGVLHSLATFLSDSNYLNKSTRMLTVAAGKMNEQPTYHAQWCSLSGLMTYGTYEVAVMGSEAQTRNRELQKKYLPDCLFMGSVNEENLPLLQDKLQANKTMIYVCTNATCKLPVESVANAWNQIKRN